Proteins from a single region of Phycisphaeraceae bacterium D3-23:
- a CDS encoding FliA/WhiG family RNA polymerase sigma factor produces MARARRPHRQPVRKPTPEQLEAIKKVWVTYKKKPTEPLRNQLMEFYLPLVKYNAERIHTKLPDEVDVEDLMSAGIFGLMDAIGAFDMERGVKFETYCAPRIRGAILDELRAMDWVPRLVRSRSSTVNHASESFLMENGRKPTDEELREKIGVDTEEYAKIRKDAGATQTVSITRKWYETDSNKDVREIDVLKDTRQVNPLTMVQKRDLKDLITRGLSRAERLIIILYYYEEMTMKEIGVTLDLSESRVSQMHSSILARLKAQLQHRNKELSETTRA; encoded by the coding sequence ATGGCACGAGCCAGACGACCCCACCGACAACCCGTCCGTAAACCTACGCCCGAGCAGCTCGAGGCGATCAAGAAGGTCTGGGTGACTTATAAAAAGAAACCCACGGAGCCGCTGCGCAATCAGCTGATGGAGTTCTACCTCCCGCTTGTCAAGTACAACGCCGAACGCATCCACACCAAGCTACCCGACGAGGTCGATGTCGAGGACCTGATGTCGGCCGGGATCTTCGGGCTCATGGACGCGATCGGCGCGTTCGACATGGAACGCGGCGTGAAGTTCGAGACCTACTGCGCGCCGCGGATCCGCGGCGCGATCCTCGACGAGCTGCGTGCGATGGACTGGGTCCCTCGCCTTGTCCGCTCACGGTCCTCGACGGTCAACCATGCGAGCGAGTCGTTCCTGATGGAGAACGGCCGCAAGCCCACCGACGAAGAGCTCCGCGAGAAGATCGGCGTTGATACCGAGGAGTACGCCAAGATCCGCAAGGACGCGGGCGCGACGCAGACGGTATCGATCACCCGCAAGTGGTACGAGACCGACTCGAACAAAGACGTCCGCGAGATCGATGTCTTGAAAGACACCCGCCAGGTCAACCCGCTGACCATGGTGCAGAAGCGCGACCTCAAAGACCTCATCACCCGCGGGCTCTCGCGGGCCGAACGGCTGATCATCATCCTCTACTACTACGAGGAGATGACGATGAAGGAGATCGGCGTCACGCTCGACCTCTCCGAGTCCCGCGTCAGCCAGATGCACTCGTCGATCCTCGCCCGGCTCAAGGCGCAGCTCCAGCACCGCAACAAAGAGCTCAGCGAGACGACCCGCGCCTAG
- the argS gene encoding arginine--tRNA ligase, whose translation MTDLTQPIESALRDAVVSLFGDAFADLDPLVQPANNPKFGDYQANVAMPLAKRLGKDAGSPRDVAQQLIDALKLDDRFDTPTIAGPGFINLTIKPEALGTIADALLADGRLGVAIADDPQTVVIDYSSPNVAKEMHVGHLRSTVIGDALARVLSFQGHSVVAQNHVGDWGTQFGMLIAYLRLKMHSDIVTSRTGAASGDNFEIGDFNRFYKESKVWFDESEEHKEIARDQVVKLQAGDEAAIALWRFLREISQDYFDGIYHRLGIRLTTDDICGESFYNPKLPGVIDRLQADGAAVESEGALVVFVDGYTDRDDKPLPMIVRKSDGGYLYATTDFAAAQHRIETLKGDRLIYVVGSPQRQHFEMLFATLRKYGWADESVRLDYVPFGSVLGEDGKMFKTRSGETVRLVDLIDEAEQRAAAAVKAKNPDLADDAEAIGKVVGIGALKYADLSSDRVKDYKFSWDRMLALEGNTAPYLINAYVRVCSIFRKAELDMADYSASIEVGHDNEKALVLKLMQFGPTVGAVAESLEPHRLCNYLYDLASAFHKFYEHCPVLRSDVAPDVRGSRLALCKLVAGTLEQGLDLLGIGVVERM comes from the coding sequence ATGACCGACCTGACCCAACCTATTGAGAGTGCGCTCCGCGACGCGGTCGTGTCGCTGTTTGGCGACGCCTTCGCCGACCTCGACCCGCTCGTCCAGCCCGCGAACAACCCAAAGTTCGGCGACTACCAGGCCAACGTCGCGATGCCCCTGGCCAAGCGCCTGGGCAAAGACGCCGGCAGCCCGCGCGATGTTGCGCAGCAGCTTATCGATGCGCTCAAGCTCGACGACCGCTTCGACACCCCTACGATCGCGGGGCCTGGCTTTATCAACCTGACGATCAAGCCCGAAGCGCTAGGCACGATCGCCGACGCGCTGCTCGCCGACGGCCGGCTGGGGGTCGCGATAGCCGACGACCCGCAGACCGTTGTGATCGACTACTCGAGCCCGAACGTCGCCAAGGAGATGCACGTCGGCCATCTGCGCTCGACCGTCATCGGCGACGCGCTGGCGCGGGTGCTGTCGTTCCAAGGCCACAGCGTCGTTGCCCAGAACCATGTCGGCGACTGGGGGACGCAGTTCGGGATGCTGATTGCGTATCTTCGTTTGAAGATGCACTCTGATATTGTCACTTCAAGGACTGGCGCTGCTTCTGGAGATAACTTTGAGATTGGCGATTTCAATCGCTTCTACAAAGAATCTAAAGTCTGGTTTGATGAATCTGAAGAGCACAAGGAGATTGCAAGAGATCAAGTCGTGAAGCTTCAGGCCGGAGATGAAGCCGCTATAGCATTATGGCGATTTTTGCGTGAAATCTCTCAAGACTACTTTGACGGGATTTACCATCGTCTCGGCATCCGGCTCACGACCGACGACATCTGCGGTGAGAGTTTCTACAACCCCAAACTCCCAGGCGTGATCGATCGGCTGCAAGCCGACGGCGCGGCGGTCGAGAGCGAAGGCGCGCTCGTGGTCTTTGTCGATGGCTACACCGACCGAGATGACAAGCCGCTGCCCATGATCGTGCGCAAGTCGGACGGCGGGTACCTCTACGCGACCACCGACTTCGCCGCGGCGCAGCACCGGATCGAGACGCTCAAGGGCGATCGGCTGATCTACGTCGTCGGCTCGCCCCAGCGGCAGCACTTCGAGATGCTGTTCGCGACGCTCCGGAAGTACGGCTGGGCCGACGAATCCGTCCGGCTGGACTACGTCCCGTTCGGCTCGGTGCTGGGCGAGGACGGCAAGATGTTCAAGACCCGGTCGGGCGAGACGGTGCGGCTGGTCGACCTCATCGACGAGGCCGAGCAACGCGCCGCGGCCGCAGTGAAAGCGAAAAATCCCGACCTCGCCGACGACGCGGAAGCGATCGGCAAGGTCGTCGGCATCGGTGCGCTCAAGTACGCCGACCTCAGCAGCGACCGGGTGAAGGACTACAAGTTTTCATGGGACCGGATGCTCGCGCTGGAAGGCAATACCGCGCCGTACCTGATCAATGCGTACGTGCGGGTCTGCTCGATCTTCCGCAAGGCCGAGCTGGACATGGCGGACTACTCGGCGTCGATTGAAGTCGGGCACGACAACGAGAAGGCGTTGGTGTTGAAGCTGATGCAGTTCGGGCCGACGGTTGGGGCGGTGGCGGAGTCGCTTGAGCCGCATCGGCTTTGTAACTATCTGTACGACCTCGCGTCGGCGTTCCACAAGTTTTATGAGCATTGCCCGGTGCTTCGGTCGGATGTGGCCCCGGATGTGCGCGGGAGCCGGCTGGCACTGTGCAAACTGGTTGCGGGGACATTGGAGCAGGGGCTCGATCTACTGGGGATCGGTGTGGTCGAGCGGATGTGA
- a CDS encoding DPP IV N-terminal domain-containing protein: MQLTRTLIVLAGVSAFAGLPGCTQYYNGALGFSREDAATAQAYQRERAERERELDALHRALGGPHEPARIGFDGELQAAQAQAESDWFPVYPGNKPGRVSVGDMLQNEGAQAVGPEGAASNEQPVYVTTADVEAEDASGAPRRSVTPPRRPVGVYGDLPGIGAGLSPMDTTGQVQRISFSEEGADFDVSLDATRESLVFSSTRHRETSDIYRQRIGGQAVTQLTDDPGNDVMPCVSPDGETIVFASDRGGNWDLYLMDARGGAAVQLTNDSTHDIHPSFSPDGKQLVYCSFGERSGQWQLVVIDVENPATKRYIGHGLFPQWSPVGDTILFQRARERGTRWFGVWSVELNENGEAGSPTEIAWSPEHACITPAWSPDGLAVVFCTVSDPDADTQAGPASSDVWLVGADGSGRTRLTPGRFANLQPTWSADNTVYFVSNRGRADVENIWAIDGSDALRLVLGQRGPEQPATVEAPTQSD, from the coding sequence ATGCAACTCACACGGACTTTGATTGTGCTCGCGGGTGTCTCGGCCTTTGCCGGGCTGCCTGGGTGTACGCAGTACTACAACGGTGCGCTGGGGTTTTCGCGTGAGGACGCCGCGACGGCGCAGGCGTACCAGCGCGAGCGGGCGGAGCGTGAGCGTGAGCTTGATGCGCTGCACAGGGCGCTCGGTGGACCACACGAGCCGGCGCGGATCGGATTCGATGGCGAGTTGCAAGCGGCGCAGGCCCAGGCCGAGTCCGATTGGTTTCCGGTGTATCCGGGCAACAAGCCCGGGCGAGTGTCTGTCGGTGACATGCTCCAAAACGAAGGTGCACAAGCGGTTGGCCCCGAAGGCGCTGCATCAAACGAGCAGCCGGTTTATGTCACCACCGCCGATGTCGAGGCGGAGGATGCGTCCGGCGCGCCGCGTCGCAGCGTGACGCCGCCGCGCCGCCCCGTCGGGGTGTACGGCGACCTGCCGGGCATCGGCGCGGGGCTGAGCCCGATGGACACGACCGGCCAGGTCCAGCGCATCAGCTTCAGCGAAGAGGGCGCGGACTTCGACGTCTCGCTCGACGCGACGCGAGAGTCGCTGGTCTTCAGCTCGACGCGCCACCGCGAAACCTCGGACATCTACCGCCAGCGCATCGGCGGGCAGGCGGTGACGCAGCTCACCGACGACCCGGGTAACGACGTGATGCCCTGCGTGAGCCCTGACGGTGAGACGATCGTGTTCGCCTCGGACCGCGGCGGCAACTGGGACCTGTATCTGATGGATGCCCGGGGCGGCGCCGCGGTGCAGCTCACGAATGACTCGACCCACGACATCCACCCGAGCTTCTCGCCCGATGGCAAACAGCTGGTGTACTGCTCGTTTGGTGAGCGTTCGGGCCAGTGGCAGTTGGTCGTCATCGATGTGGAAAACCCGGCGACGAAGCGGTACATCGGGCATGGGCTTTTCCCGCAGTGGTCGCCCGTGGGTGACACGATCCTGTTCCAGCGGGCGCGCGAACGCGGGACGCGCTGGTTCGGTGTGTGGTCGGTCGAGTTGAACGAAAACGGCGAGGCGGGGAGCCCGACAGAGATCGCATGGTCCCCTGAGCATGCCTGTATCACGCCGGCGTGGTCGCCGGACGGATTGGCGGTGGTTTTTTGCACGGTGAGCGACCCCGACGCCGATACCCAAGCAGGCCCCGCGTCCAGTGACGTGTGGCTGGTCGGTGCGGATGGCTCGGGCCGGACCCGTCTGACGCCCGGCCGATTCGCGAATCTCCAGCCGACCTGGTCGGCGGACAACACGGTTTACTTCGTGTCCAACCGAGGGCGGGCGGACGTCGAAAACATCTGGGCCATCGACGGCAGCGACGCGCTGCGGCTGGTCCTGGGGCAACGCGGGCCGGAGCAGCCGGCCACCGTTGAGGCCCCGACGCAGAGCGATTGA
- a CDS encoding MinD/ParA family protein — translation MIADQAQQLRGLVEAHRAAEQSAQPDAPPAAARAQTLAITSGKGGVGKTTVAVNLAVELARLGRKVVLLDADLGTANADVMCNVMPATTLAHVVAGRREIEHAVVRAPGGFGLIPGASGLAQMAALSDYERERLLEQFRRLEQSYDVLLIDTGAGVGPNVLGFLVATESVLVVTTPDPTAITDAYAVIKTAHRQRPDIDVRLLVNLAQDADEARQVFVRVSNVCTKFLGMQVSYAGFLPSDPEVRASVRMRLPFVLGERTSPAAIGMNALAHRLDKHAAEPRRSGGLLRRMSTWLSR, via the coding sequence ATGATCGCGGATCAAGCACAGCAACTGCGAGGACTTGTCGAGGCGCACCGCGCAGCCGAGCAGTCGGCCCAGCCCGATGCGCCGCCCGCTGCGGCGCGGGCGCAGACCCTGGCCATCACCAGCGGAAAGGGCGGCGTCGGAAAGACCACCGTCGCCGTGAACCTGGCTGTCGAGCTCGCACGCCTGGGACGCAAGGTCGTCTTGCTTGACGCCGACCTGGGTACCGCCAACGCCGACGTGATGTGCAACGTCATGCCGGCGACAACCCTCGCGCACGTCGTCGCAGGCCGACGCGAGATCGAACACGCCGTCGTCCGTGCCCCCGGCGGGTTCGGGCTCATCCCCGGCGCCTCGGGCCTCGCGCAGATGGCCGCGCTGAGTGATTACGAACGCGAACGCCTGCTCGAACAGTTCCGAAGACTCGAACAGTCCTACGACGTCTTGCTGATCGACACCGGGGCGGGCGTCGGCCCCAACGTGCTCGGCTTCCTGGTGGCGACCGAGAGCGTGCTCGTCGTCACCACGCCAGACCCCACCGCGATCACGGATGCCTACGCCGTCATTAAGACCGCGCACCGCCAACGACCCGATATCGATGTCCGCCTTCTGGTCAATCTGGCGCAGGATGCGGACGAGGCCCGGCAGGTCTTCGTGCGTGTGTCGAACGTCTGCACAAAGTTCCTCGGGATGCAGGTGAGCTACGCCGGGTTCTTGCCAAGCGACCCCGAGGTGCGTGCCTCGGTGCGGATGCGGCTGCCTTTTGTGTTGGGTGAACGCACTTCACCCGCGGCGATCGGGATGAACGCGCTCGCACATCGTCTTGATAAACACGCGGCCGAGCCGCGCCGAAGCGGCGGGCTGCTGCGACGCATGTCGACGTGGCTTTCGCGTTGA
- a CDS encoding prepilin-type N-terminal cleavage/methylation domain-containing protein: MKKNAFTLIELLVVISIIALLIAILLPALSAAREAGRMAACLSNQHQLAVGANTLAADNNGSFSRFKDAQDVGAYNAPDFGWSTWGNTPKTLNWLGYFGPTSQYSAGWGSLVKLDYVQDPNAFYCPEDKFRQAGRNSTDGFYYEAGDTIARASYEFNPMHKFTIEDTKSFRWDTNLTGTQAMPARLYEPSTAILGSDILQGIGTENVGNNGPGSTHRPYWNVMRFDGSAERSGGSSRVDQRHQAGFDPFNDGLNFAEHDIELQMLMGVDDADINGL; encoded by the coding sequence ATGAAGAAGAACGCCTTTACCCTCATCGAACTGCTCGTCGTGATCTCGATCATCGCCCTGCTCATCGCGATCCTGCTGCCCGCTCTAAGCGCGGCACGGGAAGCCGGCCGAATGGCCGCATGTCTGTCCAACCAGCACCAACTCGCGGTCGGCGCGAACACGCTCGCGGCGGATAACAACGGCTCGTTCTCACGCTTCAAAGACGCTCAAGATGTCGGCGCCTACAACGCCCCCGACTTCGGCTGGAGCACTTGGGGCAACACGCCCAAGACGCTCAACTGGCTGGGCTACTTCGGGCCCACCAGCCAGTATTCCGCTGGCTGGGGCTCGCTGGTCAAGCTCGATTATGTGCAGGACCCTAACGCCTTCTACTGCCCCGAAGATAAATTCCGACAGGCCGGCCGTAACAGCACCGACGGGTTCTACTACGAGGCAGGCGACACCATCGCCCGCGCGTCGTATGAGTTCAACCCGATGCACAAATTCACGATCGAGGACACAAAAAGCTTCCGCTGGGACACCAACCTGACCGGCACGCAGGCGATGCCCGCGCGGCTCTATGAGCCCTCCACCGCGATCCTCGGCAGCGACATCCTCCAGGGCATCGGCACCGAGAACGTCGGCAATAACGGCCCGGGCTCCACACACCGGCCCTACTGGAACGTCATGCGGTTCGACGGCTCGGCCGAACGCTCCGGCGGCAGCTCACGCGTTGACCAGCGCCACCAGGCCGGCTTCGACCCGTTCAACGATGGGCTTAACTTCGCCGAACACGACATCGAGCTCCAGATGCTCATGGGTGTTGACGACGCCGACATCAACGGGCTCTAA
- a CDS encoding DUF1802 family protein translates to MELDIALKEWSVVCDFLAEGKSCLLLRKGGVHEHAGPGRFDLAYQRFLMFPAWEHERLDWIKPDWLSPAATARLEQDAAQVEPTEITFRSYGEVAGIWQVPSREAFDQLDDLHGWLPPQVDMRFSYKPERPLYLIAVRALRLREPATVAYREAYGGCVSWVPLPPSDAVDVGAARRAIPEGAFESILERVDRAMG, encoded by the coding sequence ATGGAACTCGACATCGCGCTCAAGGAATGGTCGGTGGTGTGTGACTTTCTTGCCGAGGGCAAGTCGTGCCTGCTGCTGCGCAAGGGCGGGGTGCATGAGCATGCCGGGCCCGGGCGGTTTGACCTGGCGTACCAGCGGTTTTTGATGTTCCCGGCCTGGGAGCACGAACGCCTCGACTGGATCAAGCCCGACTGGTTATCGCCAGCCGCCACGGCGCGACTTGAACAGGATGCTGCGCAAGTCGAGCCCACCGAGATCACGTTCCGCAGCTACGGCGAGGTCGCGGGCATCTGGCAGGTGCCGTCGCGCGAAGCGTTCGACCAACTCGACGACCTGCACGGCTGGCTGCCGCCGCAGGTCGACATGCGGTTTAGCTACAAGCCCGAGCGGCCGCTGTACCTGATCGCGGTGCGTGCGTTGCGTTTGCGCGAGCCAGCGACGGTGGCGTACCGCGAGGCGTATGGGGGGTGTGTGAGTTGGGTGCCGTTGCCGCCGAGTGATGCGGTCGATGTCGGCGCGGCGCGGCGGGCGATCCCCGAGGGGGCGTTCGAGTCGATCCTGGAGCGGGTGGACCGGGCGATGGGGTAG
- a CDS encoding tyrosine recombinase XerC, whose amino-acid sequence MADQPALVQQFVHYLRYERHFSPYTARCYGADLRQFVQFLEGDEAPVPVAVQVNEGEGDSAEPSIQRKIKRTDAMVIRGFLGHLEPLGYSPATTARKIATLRSFYKWMARQGIVETNPMLMIRTPKQTKRLPKAISVEQVEKLLSAPDNRETLGARDRAILETLYSTGVRVSELVDLNRNDLDHNGQTLHVRGKGKKERIVPLGSHAMAAIRHYVTLLEPDPRFTELREQSMLRNDVPLFVNKNGGRLSSRSVRRKLDKYLKGIGLDITISPHTLRHSFATHLLDNGADLRSVQELLGHQSLSTTQVYTHLSTMRMRTAYDEAHPRAV is encoded by the coding sequence ATGGCCGACCAGCCCGCACTCGTTCAACAATTCGTCCACTACCTGCGCTACGAGCGGCACTTCAGCCCGTACACCGCGCGCTGCTACGGCGCGGACCTGCGGCAGTTTGTCCAGTTCCTCGAAGGCGATGAGGCCCCCGTGCCCGTCGCGGTGCAGGTCAACGAGGGCGAAGGCGACTCGGCCGAGCCGTCGATACAGCGCAAGATCAAGCGGACCGACGCGATGGTGATCCGCGGGTTCCTGGGCCACCTCGAGCCTTTGGGCTACTCGCCCGCCACCACCGCACGGAAGATCGCGACCCTCCGCTCGTTCTACAAGTGGATGGCACGCCAGGGCATCGTCGAGACCAACCCGATGCTGATGATCCGCACGCCCAAGCAGACCAAGCGGCTGCCCAAGGCCATCAGCGTCGAGCAGGTCGAGAAGCTCCTGAGCGCCCCCGACAACCGAGAGACGCTGGGCGCACGCGACCGCGCGATCCTCGAGACGCTCTACTCCACCGGCGTCCGCGTCAGCGAGCTGGTCGACCTCAACCGAAACGACCTGGACCACAACGGCCAGACGCTGCACGTCCGGGGCAAGGGCAAGAAGGAACGCATCGTCCCGCTGGGCTCGCACGCCATGGCCGCGATCCGGCACTACGTCACACTGCTCGAGCCCGACCCCCGCTTCACCGAGCTGCGCGAGCAGTCGATGCTGCGAAACGACGTGCCGCTCTTCGTGAACAAGAACGGCGGCCGGCTGTCGTCACGCTCGGTCCGCCGCAAGCTCGACAAGTACCTCAAGGGCATCGGGCTCGACATCACGATCAGCCCGCACACCCTGCGTCACTCGTTCGCGACGCACCTGCTGGACAACGGCGCGGACCTGCGCTCGGTGCAGGAGCTGCTGGGCCACCAGTCGCTGTCGACGACGCAGGTCTACACGCACCTGTCGACGATGCGGATGCGCACCGCCTACGACGAGGCGCACCCCCGCGCGGTGTAG
- a CDS encoding PEP-CTERM sorting domain-containing protein yields MKLGRITTALALAASAPLCATGAILVDYDDGVAGGGHDAAVLAGDMTGLTDASFTPWVSLGTGAPQFRTNNAQGVGSANNYVATLDRILGIDTGYTIQAGDSFDMEFSWRDAANWDADDTMRLVLFYTADNTIGGTATDIATLDSGGRVSTSTWETESASGVALSDAGAVGNTLFARLESNSAQGEFSRVDNIYIDVSPVPEPGSLALLGLGGLTLLRRRR; encoded by the coding sequence ATGAAACTCGGACGAATCACCACCGCGCTCGCCCTCGCGGCCAGTGCTCCACTTTGCGCCACCGGCGCGATCCTGGTGGACTACGACGACGGCGTCGCGGGCGGCGGGCACGACGCCGCGGTCCTCGCCGGTGACATGACCGGCTTGACCGACGCCAGCTTCACGCCTTGGGTCAGCCTGGGCACCGGGGCGCCCCAGTTCCGCACCAACAACGCCCAGGGCGTGGGCAGCGCGAACAACTACGTCGCCACCCTCGACCGTATCCTCGGCATCGACACCGGCTACACGATCCAGGCCGGCGATAGCTTCGACATGGAGTTCAGCTGGCGCGACGCCGCCAACTGGGACGCCGACGACACCATGCGTCTGGTCCTCTTCTACACCGCCGACAACACGATCGGCGGCACCGCGACCGACATCGCCACCCTCGACTCGGGCGGCCGTGTCTCGACCAGCACCTGGGAGACCGAATCCGCCAGCGGTGTCGCGCTCTCCGACGCCGGAGCGGTCGGCAACACGCTCTTCGCCCGGCTCGAAAGCAACAGCGCCCAAGGCGAGTTCTCACGCGTGGATAACATCTACATCGATGTCTCGCCCGTCCCCGAGCCCGGCTCGCTCGCGCTGCTCGGCCTCGGTGGGCTGACGCTCCTGCGACGGCGGCGCTGA
- a CDS encoding LacI family DNA-binding transcriptional regulator, with the protein MPPVTVQQVAQAAGVSRSTANKVLLGEADLFRETTANKVLEAAKTLGYKPNMLARGLRQQRTYLIATLLSSVNAALAYELYAGVQQVATENQCAPVTFSCPDREHEARSVEICADRQVDALLINTAPRTSTPENQRRILDLAAAGLPMIEVFGRNLAGIPSIVSDYDAAGYNSTVKLIESGLKEVLFWSPFPFDDLSEPSPRTWFALDMYRGYQRAMREAGLPAQLDCYVMPEREGQHAKADDLLPLAHRLLQDRPALHAVVSPGTQPANAISQIISEAPDIVAPGFAQAAIQSGDKPVGTRERRVAVRIRARAIGEAAARMAFQLLKGEQPADQTVAPEIEAH; encoded by the coding sequence ATGCCCCCTGTCACTGTCCAACAAGTCGCCCAGGCCGCCGGGGTCTCGCGCTCGACCGCGAACAAGGTCCTGCTCGGCGAGGCCGACCTGTTCCGTGAAACCACCGCGAACAAGGTGCTCGAAGCGGCCAAAACGCTGGGCTACAAGCCCAACATGCTCGCCCGCGGGCTCCGCCAGCAACGCACCTACCTGATCGCCACCCTGCTCAGCAGCGTCAACGCCGCGCTCGCCTACGAGCTCTACGCCGGCGTCCAGCAGGTCGCGACCGAAAACCAATGCGCCCCGGTTACCTTCTCTTGCCCGGACCGCGAGCACGAGGCCCGGTCGGTCGAAATCTGCGCCGACCGTCAGGTCGATGCGCTGCTCATCAACACCGCACCGCGGACCTCGACCCCCGAAAACCAGCGGCGGATACTCGATCTCGCCGCCGCAGGGCTCCCGATGATCGAGGTCTTTGGTCGAAACCTGGCCGGCATCCCGTCGATCGTCTCCGACTACGACGCCGCGGGCTACAACAGCACCGTCAAGCTGATCGAGTCCGGGCTCAAGGAGGTCCTTTTCTGGTCCCCTTTCCCCTTTGATGACCTATCAGAACCCAGCCCGAGGACTTGGTTCGCTTTGGACATGTACCGCGGCTACCAGCGGGCGATGCGCGAAGCGGGCTTGCCGGCGCAGCTCGACTGCTATGTCATGCCCGAGCGAGAGGGCCAGCACGCCAAGGCGGACGACCTGCTCCCGCTAGCGCACCGGCTCTTACAAGACCGGCCCGCGCTGCACGCCGTCGTCTCGCCCGGGACCCAACCCGCCAACGCCATCTCCCAGATCATCAGCGAAGCCCCCGACATCGTCGCGCCCGGCTTCGCACAGGCCGCGATCCAGTCCGGCGACAAACCCGTCGGCACCCGCGAACGCCGCGTCGCCGTCCGCATCCGCGCCCGCGCGATCGGAGAGGCCGCCGCCCGCATGGCCTTCCAACTCCTCAAGGGCGAACAGCCCGCTGACCAAACGGTCGCCCCAGAGATCGAAGCGCACTAA